A DNA window from Acinetobacter sp. NCu2D-2 contains the following coding sequences:
- a CDS encoding aldehyde dehydrogenase family protein, producing the protein MNTNLIINGEQIQGVAATFAVINPADESVLVEVPSASVEQVNQAIETATVAFKTWKNTEDSEINSTFLKIAADIRAAKDEIAELITLEQGKTLAMAQFEVEAGASWIEYLTSLEIPVDTIADPSGKTIKVYNRPLGVVASITPWNWPFMIAIWHIFPALKTKNCVVNKPSEFTPLSTIKLVEIINRHVAQGVCSVVLGTGEVGATLSGHPDVAKVTFTGSTRTGQRILSSSVDSLKSVVLELGGNDVGIVLEDADLDRTAQGIFGSAFLNVGQTCAALKRLYVHESIYDELTEKLANIANSQVLGSGLDPEVTFGPIQNKIQYNKVKGLIADAVAQGGKIITAEKNVPEKGYFVAPTLITNVEQGVALVDEEQFGPVLPIVKYSDVAQVIEQTNQSEFGLGGSVWTTDIARGEKIASQMETGTVWINSHSDLSPAAPFGGWKSSGLGFSFGLDGLLLFTHKQAIHISQ; encoded by the coding sequence TAATAATCAATGGTGAACAAATTCAGGGTGTTGCAGCAACGTTTGCTGTCATCAATCCCGCTGATGAAAGTGTTTTAGTTGAAGTTCCGAGTGCATCAGTTGAGCAAGTGAATCAAGCGATCGAAACGGCAACTGTTGCGTTTAAGACATGGAAAAATACAGAAGATTCAGAAATTAATTCAACTTTTCTAAAAATAGCCGCTGATATTCGTGCTGCAAAAGATGAAATTGCTGAACTTATTACCCTCGAACAAGGTAAAACTTTGGCAATGGCTCAGTTTGAGGTTGAAGCAGGCGCAAGTTGGATTGAGTATTTAACCAGTTTAGAAATTCCAGTTGATACCATTGCTGACCCAAGTGGAAAGACGATTAAGGTATATAACCGCCCATTGGGTGTGGTTGCTTCCATCACACCATGGAACTGGCCATTCATGATTGCGATTTGGCACATCTTCCCAGCTTTAAAAACCAAAAACTGCGTAGTTAACAAACCATCAGAATTCACACCATTAAGTACCATTAAGTTAGTCGAGATTATTAACCGCCATGTTGCACAAGGTGTTTGCAGTGTTGTACTCGGCACAGGTGAAGTAGGAGCGACCTTGAGTGGTCATCCAGATGTGGCAAAAGTGACATTTACGGGTTCAACGCGAACTGGTCAACGAATTTTGAGCAGCTCTGTTGATTCCTTAAAGAGCGTGGTACTTGAGCTTGGCGGCAATGATGTCGGTATTGTACTTGAAGATGCTGATCTTGATCGTACAGCACAAGGCATCTTTGGCTCAGCATTTTTGAATGTAGGTCAGACTTGTGCAGCGCTAAAACGTTTATATGTCCATGAATCGATTTACGATGAACTGACTGAAAAGTTGGCGAATATTGCAAATTCTCAGGTGTTGGGTTCTGGCTTAGATCCTGAGGTAACTTTTGGTCCGATCCAAAATAAGATTCAATATAATAAAGTCAAAGGTCTAATTGCAGATGCAGTCGCACAAGGTGGTAAAATTATTACTGCCGAAAAAAATGTACCTGAAAAAGGTTATTTTGTAGCGCCTACATTAATTACCAATGTTGAGCAAGGTGTGGCATTAGTCGATGAAGAACAATTTGGTCCAGTGTTGCCGATTGTGAAGTATAGCGATGTAGCACAAGTTATTGAGCAAACGAATCAATCAGAATTTGGTTTAGGCGGTTCTGTTTGGACAACTGACATTGCTCGTGGTGAAAAGATCGCATCACAAATGGAAACTGGGACAGTATGGATCAATAGTCATTCAGATTTATCGCCAGCAGCACCTTTTGGTGGGTGGAAAAGTTCAGGTCTAGGCTTCTCATTTGGTTTAGATGGTTTGCTTTTATTTACACATAAACAAGCAATTCACATTTCTCAATAA